In Nitratireductor basaltis, the following are encoded in one genomic region:
- a CDS encoding lytic murein transglycosylase, which yields MRMKTTIAAIALTAAIPSTAFAQACGGDFAAWREGVAQEAASMGVGQEGLSALSGASISQRVLDRDRSQSVFNMTFRDFANRLISENRLQNGKRNLEKYADVFARGESEFGVPGPVIAAFWALETDFGAVQGDFNTLDALATLSHDCRRPELFRPELIALLQLIDQGTVSPDVQGAWAGEIGQMQMLPSDYLHKGMDGDGDGKVDLKASSPDAILTAARAISELGWKAGEPWLEEVKLPADLPWAQTGRNTKLPRSEWAAMGVTQRDGSPLPADGLQASILLPMGHKGVAFMVYDNFDIYLEWNKSLVYTLTAAHLATRYSGAPDFDAGNPEEGLAPEAMKLLQRKLADRGHDVGEIDGILGLGTRTAVREEQLRLGLPADGWPTPTLLSNL from the coding sequence ATGAGAATGAAGACGACGATTGCAGCCATCGCGCTCACTGCAGCCATTCCTTCAACGGCATTTGCCCAAGCCTGCGGTGGCGACTTCGCCGCATGGCGCGAGGGCGTGGCACAGGAGGCTGCAAGCATGGGCGTCGGCCAGGAAGGTCTTTCCGCTCTCTCAGGCGCCTCCATCTCCCAGCGTGTGCTCGACCGTGACCGCTCGCAGAGCGTCTTCAACATGACATTCCGCGATTTCGCCAACCGCCTGATCAGCGAAAACCGCCTGCAGAACGGCAAGCGCAATCTCGAAAAATACGCAGACGTGTTCGCCCGCGGCGAAAGCGAATTCGGCGTACCGGGTCCGGTCATCGCAGCCTTTTGGGCGCTGGAAACCGATTTCGGCGCCGTGCAGGGCGACTTCAACACGCTGGATGCACTGGCAACACTTTCCCATGACTGCCGCAGGCCCGAGCTGTTCCGCCCGGAATTGATCGCGCTTCTCCAGCTCATCGACCAGGGCACCGTTTCCCCTGATGTACAGGGCGCATGGGCAGGCGAGATCGGCCAGATGCAGATGCTGCCAAGCGACTATCTGCACAAGGGCATGGACGGCGACGGCGATGGCAAGGTCGACCTGAAGGCCTCATCTCCCGACGCCATTCTCACAGCCGCCCGCGCGATCAGCGAGCTTGGCTGGAAGGCAGGCGAGCCATGGCTTGAAGAGGTGAAGCTGCCTGCCGACCTGCCCTGGGCGCAGACGGGCCGCAACACCAAGCTGCCACGCTCGGAGTGGGCGGCAATGGGCGTCACCCAGCGGGACGGAAGCCCTCTCCCCGCCGACGGTCTCCAGGCCTCGATCCTCTTGCCCATGGGGCACAAGGGCGTGGCCTTCATGGTCTACGACAATTTCGACATCTATCTCGAATGGAACAAGTCGCTCGTCTACACGCTGACCGCGGCACATCTGGCAACGCGCTATTCAGGCGCCCCGGATTTCGATGCAGGCAACCCTGAAGAAGGCCTGGCCCCGGAGGCCATGAAACTTCTCCAGCGCAAGCTTGCCGACCGCGGCCACGATGTCGGCGAAATCGACGGCATTCTGGGCCTTGGAACGCGCACCGCAGTGCGCGAGGAGCAGCTTCGCCTCGGGTTGCCCGCCGATGGCTGGCCGACCCCGACGCTTCTGTCCAATCTTTGA
- a CDS encoding glycoside hydrolase family 25 protein has product MRILFLSTMLALVTGCSSISYDLADIAPQAATTPTSQGLRYGDRDPHEWNGRTPASYPVHGTDVSKYQPEVDWAQLRNAGISFAFIKATEGGDRVDDKFRDHWSGAARAGIPRGAYHFYYFCRPAIEQAQWFIRHVPKDRSALPPVLDMEWNHTSPTCKLRPPADTVRSEMKIFLDAIERHYGKRPIIYTSVDFFDDNGLWRFKGYPFWLRSVAGHPDDKYGGHPFVFWQYTGTGILPGIRGDADINVFNGSAKAWRDWLKAHAS; this is encoded by the coding sequence ATGCGCATTCTTTTCCTCTCGACAATGCTCGCCCTTGTCACAGGCTGCTCCAGCATCAGCTACGATCTGGCCGACATCGCGCCACAAGCCGCAACTACTCCCACCAGCCAGGGCCTCCGCTACGGAGACCGCGATCCCCATGAATGGAACGGCCGCACGCCTGCCAGTTATCCGGTTCATGGTACGGATGTTTCCAAATACCAGCCGGAAGTCGACTGGGCCCAATTGCGCAATGCCGGCATTTCCTTCGCCTTCATCAAGGCGACCGAGGGCGGTGACCGCGTCGATGACAAGTTCCGCGACCATTGGTCAGGTGCAGCGCGCGCAGGCATTCCCCGCGGTGCCTATCACTTCTACTATTTCTGCCGTCCGGCAATCGAACAGGCGCAATGGTTCATCCGCCATGTGCCCAAGGACCGTTCCGCCCTGCCGCCCGTTCTCGACATGGAGTGGAACCACACCTCTCCCACCTGCAAGCTCAGACCCCCGGCCGACACCGTCCGCTCCGAGATGAAGATCTTCCTCGACGCCATCGAACGCCATTACGGCAAGCGGCCGATCATCTATACCTCGGTTGATTTCTTCGATGACAACGGCCTCTGGCGCTTCAAGGGCTATCCTTTCTGGCTGCGCTCGGTAGCCGGTCATCCTGATGACAAATATGGCGGGCATCCCTTCGTCTTCTGGCAATATACCGGCACCGGCATCCTGCCGGGCATCAGGGGTGATGCCGATATCAATGTGTTCAACGGCAGTGCGAAAGCCTGGCGGGATTGGCTGAAGGCTCACGCGAGCTGA
- a CDS encoding serine hydrolase domain-containing protein produces the protein MRFILRALKWIALLIVVAALGGAFWLYLYPPALIRMGSNYAAKIVCSNVFLGGREPQEVLRTDVQAPGHPLLELMQVQVYPQDATVRTGLYGVIGDGLAVYRGGTGCAAAPDGLSSIPETVSPHSPASRNTLELWPDGLRIDVSQNQDLAKILDDIKLTGPGMRAVVVVKDGRIIGERYGPGVVNFEQPLLGWSMTKTVTAAIIGAAVGEGLLSVDDRNLLPEWSKDDRANITVADLLGMESGLEFNEDYGDVTDVTRMMYLEGDMAAYAAAKPLQAMPGERFSYSSGTTVLLSRIWQNSFDDEKTALEFPRKVLFDPLGMDSAVLETDLSGTFAGSSYLYANARDWARFGLLLAQEGEWQGQRILPEGWVDYMRTPTEASGGEYGRHVWLHGPRANLPPTADPDQGFDLPEDAFWLLGHDGQTMTIIPSEGLVILRMGLTPSKLGYRPQALVEAIVKAVRQTEE, from the coding sequence ATGCGATTTATTTTGCGCGCGCTGAAGTGGATTGCGCTTCTTATTGTCGTTGCCGCGCTGGGCGGCGCTTTCTGGCTTTATCTTTATCCACCCGCATTAATCCGTATGGGCTCCAATTATGCAGCCAAGATCGTCTGCTCCAATGTCTTTCTTGGCGGTCGCGAGCCGCAGGAGGTTCTGCGCACGGATGTGCAGGCGCCCGGCCATCCTTTGCTCGAGCTCATGCAGGTGCAGGTCTATCCGCAGGATGCGACGGTGCGAACAGGTCTTTATGGCGTGATCGGTGATGGACTTGCAGTGTACCGCGGCGGGACGGGCTGTGCTGCTGCACCAGACGGTCTTTCATCAATACCTGAAACGGTATCGCCCCACAGCCCGGCATCGCGCAACACGCTGGAGCTTTGGCCGGACGGTCTGCGCATTGATGTTTCGCAGAATCAGGATCTGGCGAAGATTCTCGACGACATCAAGCTTACCGGGCCCGGCATGAGAGCGGTGGTCGTGGTGAAGGACGGGCGCATCATCGGCGAGCGGTATGGTCCCGGTGTGGTGAATTTCGAACAGCCTCTGCTCGGCTGGTCCATGACCAAGACGGTGACGGCTGCGATTATCGGTGCTGCCGTTGGCGAGGGGTTGCTGTCGGTCGATGACCGCAACCTGTTGCCGGAATGGTCGAAGGACGATCGTGCGAATATCACGGTCGCTGATCTTCTCGGCATGGAGAGCGGTCTGGAGTTCAACGAGGACTATGGCGACGTAACCGATGTCACGCGCATGATGTATCTCGAAGGGGACATGGCCGCATATGCCGCAGCCAAGCCCTTGCAAGCCATGCCCGGTGAGCGCTTTTCCTATTCGAGTGGTACAACGGTGCTTCTTTCGCGCATCTGGCAAAACAGCTTCGATGACGAGAAGACGGCGCTGGAGTTCCCTCGCAAGGTCTTGTTCGATCCTCTCGGAATGGACAGTGCTGTTCTTGAAACCGATCTTTCCGGCACATTTGCCGGCTCGTCCTATCTCTATGCCAATGCGCGAGACTGGGCGCGGTTCGGGCTGCTGCTTGCCCAGGAAGGTGAATGGCAGGGGCAGCGCATTTTGCCGGAGGGCTGGGTGGACTATATGCGCACACCCACCGAAGCGTCGGGCGGCGAATATGGCCGTCACGTCTGGCTGCACGGGCCGCGGGCAAACCTGCCTCCCACGGCGGATCCCGACCAAGGCTTCGATCTGCCTGAGGATGCGTTCTGGCTGCTTGGGCATGACGGTCAGACGATGACCATCATTCCCTCGGAGGGGCTCGTCATATTGCGGATGGGGCTGACGCCGTCGAAACTTGGCTATCGTCCGCAGGCGCTGGTTGAAGCGATTGTGAAGGCTGTCAGGCAGACGGAAGAGTGA
- a CDS encoding class I SAM-dependent methyltransferase, whose amino-acid sequence MSLVGESATHQRLMDGVYGRQRHIYDATRKFYLLGRDRLIRELALPNGSAVLELGCGTGRNLALAAARYPGARFHGLDISKAMLETAARRLARDHIDDIVQLAEGDATHFDPQALFGRARFDCVFLSYAISMIPPWKQAVTQGLDVLEPGGTLHIVDFGSQEHLPRAFRWLLHRWLSAFHVTPRESLREFLESECESRGARLSFESLFRGYAVLARITLPSA is encoded by the coding sequence ATGAGCCTCGTTGGGGAGAGCGCCACACATCAGCGTCTGATGGACGGCGTCTACGGCCGTCAGCGTCACATCTACGACGCGACCCGCAAATTCTACCTCTTGGGCCGCGACAGGTTGATCCGGGAACTGGCACTGCCGAACGGCTCTGCAGTGCTGGAACTTGGCTGCGGAACGGGCCGCAACCTGGCATTGGCGGCTGCCCGCTATCCCGGCGCCCGTTTCCATGGCCTGGACATCTCGAAGGCCATGCTGGAGACGGCAGCCAGAAGACTGGCACGCGATCACATCGACGACATCGTCCAGCTGGCCGAAGGTGATGCCACGCATTTTGACCCGCAGGCGCTGTTCGGTCGCGCCAGATTCGACTGCGTTTTCCTTTCCTACGCCATCTCGATGATCCCGCCCTGGAAGCAGGCTGTCACCCAAGGGTTGGACGTTCTTGAACCCGGCGGCACACTGCACATCGTGGATTTCGGCTCTCAGGAACACCTGCCCCGCGCCTTCCGCTGGCTGCTTCACCGCTGGCTGTCTGCGTTCCACGTCACCCCGCGTGAATCGCTGCGTGAATTTCTTGAATCGGAATGCGAGAGCCGCGGCGCAAGACTCTCATTTGAATCACTTTTCCGCGGCTACGCCGTACTGGCCCGCATCACTCTTCCGTCTGCCTGA
- a CDS encoding DUF3419 family protein, which yields MTDLSADIGLSSHRHIKKAVYQNRALSKAGISERLFALLFSGLVYPQIWEDPDVDMDAMELAQGHRVVTIASGGCNMLAYLTRMPGQVDVVDLNAAHVALNRLKLAAFRTLPSPADIQRFFGEDGHKSNAAAYDRFIAPVLDAKSRRYWEKRDLFGRRRVDAFTRNFYHKGLLGFFIASGHRLAKLHGVDPAGIMQTRSLREQRRFFEDNLRPLFDKPLIRWATSRKASLFGLGIPPAQYDALVSDGASMAEVLCTRLEKLACHFPLRENYFAWQAFARRYPKTGEAALPAYLEPENFATIRANADCARIHHVNFVDLLTNKADASVDRFVLLDAQDWMSDEQLNALWFQITRTAAPGARVIFRTAAQPTLLPGRVSPALLDQWHYDFVRSREFSARDRSAIYGGFHLYVKKDA from the coding sequence ATGACGGATCTTTCAGCCGATATCGGCCTGTCGTCGCACAGGCATATCAAGAAGGCGGTCTACCAGAACCGCGCTCTTTCCAAGGCCGGCATCTCCGAACGGCTATTCGCCCTCCTATTCTCCGGCCTCGTCTATCCGCAGATCTGGGAAGATCCGGATGTGGACATGGATGCGATGGAGCTGGCGCAAGGCCACCGCGTGGTCACGATCGCATCCGGTGGCTGCAACATGCTGGCCTATCTGACCCGCATGCCGGGCCAGGTGGATGTTGTCGACCTCAACGCCGCCCATGTGGCGCTGAACCGCCTAAAACTTGCAGCATTCCGCACCCTGCCATCGCCGGCCGATATACAGCGCTTCTTTGGTGAAGATGGCCACAAATCCAACGCGGCAGCCTATGACCGCTTCATTGCGCCCGTTCTGGATGCGAAATCGCGCCGCTATTGGGAAAAGCGTGACCTGTTTGGCCGTCGCCGCGTCGATGCCTTCACCCGCAATTTCTACCACAAGGGGCTGCTTGGCTTCTTTATCGCCAGCGGCCACCGCTTGGCCAAGCTGCACGGTGTCGATCCCGCGGGCATCATGCAGACCAGAAGCCTGCGCGAACAGCGGCGCTTCTTCGAGGACAATCTGCGCCCGCTCTTCGACAAGCCGCTCATACGCTGGGCCACCTCGCGCAAGGCGTCGCTTTTCGGCCTTGGCATTCCACCGGCGCAATATGATGCGCTTGTCAGCGATGGTGCCAGCATGGCGGAAGTTTTGTGCACGCGGCTGGAAAAGCTTGCCTGCCACTTCCCGCTGCGTGAGAACTACTTCGCTTGGCAGGCCTTCGCGCGCCGCTATCCCAAAACCGGTGAAGCAGCGCTACCCGCCTATCTCGAGCCTGAAAATTTCGCGACTATCCGCGCCAATGCCGATTGCGCTCGCATCCATCACGTCAACTTCGTCGACCTGTTGACGAACAAGGCAGATGCAAGTGTCGACCGTTTCGTCCTTCTCGACGCGCAGGACTGGATGAGCGACGAACAGCTGAATGCTCTCTGGTTTCAGATCACACGCACCGCGGCACCCGGCGCTCGCGTCATATTCCGCACCGCCGCGCAGCCAACCCTGTTGCCCGGCCGCGTCTCACCTGCCCTGCTCGACCAGTGGCATTATGATTTCGTTCGCTCACGCGAATTCTCCGCGCGCGACCGCTCCGCCATCTATGGCGGCTTCCATCTTTACGTGAAGAAAGACGCATGA
- a CDS encoding type II toxin-antitoxin system ParD family antitoxin — MATMNVSLPSEMAEFVEHEVSRGGYSSSSEVVREALRLLQHDKAQQAEKLAILRRELGAGVEAAREGRLSEKSVGEVLDDVLREASEG; from the coding sequence ATGGCGACTATGAATGTGAGTCTTCCCAGCGAGATGGCCGAGTTTGTTGAGCACGAGGTTTCGCGTGGCGGATACAGCTCGTCCAGCGAAGTCGTTCGCGAGGCGTTGCGGTTGTTGCAGCATGATAAAGCCCAGCAGGCGGAAAAGCTGGCCATTTTGCGACGTGAGCTCGGAGCCGGTGTTGAGGCCGCGCGGGAAGGGCGGCTGTCTGAAAAATCGGTGGGAGAGGTTCTGGACGATGTGCTGCGTGAAGCCTCCGAAGGATGA
- a CDS encoding type II toxin-antitoxin system RelE/ParE family toxin — protein sequence MRAELTDLAERDIRHILRSTIKLFGPKQVRAYAAVIERGIAMVAEEPERPVSAACDELVPGVRRLNLEHAAKRRGGASHCLYYIRGRLKDGSEGIIVVRVLHERMEPRHRLVRRL from the coding sequence ATGAGGGCTGAACTCACCGATCTCGCGGAACGCGATATCCGGCATATTCTGCGCAGCACGATCAAGCTCTTTGGTCCGAAACAGGTTCGCGCCTATGCGGCTGTGATCGAGCGCGGCATCGCAATGGTCGCGGAAGAGCCGGAACGACCGGTCTCTGCCGCATGCGACGAGCTTGTGCCGGGTGTTCGCCGATTGAACCTTGAACACGCCGCAAAGCGTCGTGGTGGCGCTTCACACTGCCTCTACTATATCAGAGGCCGGCTAAAGGATGGTTCAGAAGGAATCATCGTTGTCAGGGTGCTGCATGAGCGCATGGAGCCGCGTCATCGACTCGTTCGACGGCTCTAG